One stretch of Nitratiruptor tergarcus DSM 16512 DNA includes these proteins:
- a CDS encoding glycosyltransferase → MIKIILITSSFPYLSGEQFLETETKYYNQHPDVELIIMPLTNHRKKRKIDENIKMDTYLIDNKLKKLQKLIPFAKSLFSTLFYNEIKKNKIYNNPKKLIYFINAIANYQHYYDLFDNYFKNKKVLSQTVVYTYWHDTPTYALQSLKNKYGYKLVSRIHGYDLYKERRAANYMPLKSQFTKNIDRIYTITESAIEYLSHTYGFDKDNLRLSRLGVKNQNIISQPNKKNEFHIVSCSFLNPVKRVDKIIDALSILSRKKKNIKFKWTHIGNGPLEKELKTLASEKLSSIKNLQYDFLGYLDNQDVYKFYKENKIDVFINVSESEGVPVSIMEAMSCHIPIIAPDIGGIRDMVENKKSGRLLSSDCSINEIVHALKDIKFFKNKDTRRNSYDIFLEKYHADKNYNEFIYDLKSLIYN, encoded by the coding sequence ATGATTAAAATTATATTAATAACTTCATCATTTCCTTATTTGTCTGGAGAACAATTTTTGGAGACAGAAACCAAATATTATAATCAGCATCCAGATGTAGAACTTATTATAATGCCTCTAACTAATCATAGAAAAAAAAGGAAAATAGATGAAAATATTAAAATGGATACATATTTAATAGATAACAAATTAAAAAAATTACAAAAATTAATACCATTTGCAAAATCTTTATTTTCTACTTTGTTTTACAATGAAATTAAAAAAAACAAAATTTACAATAATCCAAAAAAATTAATATACTTTATAAATGCTATAGCAAATTATCAACATTATTATGATTTATTTGATAATTATTTTAAAAATAAGAAAGTTCTATCGCAAACAGTGGTTTATACATATTGGCATGATACACCTACATATGCACTACAGAGTCTAAAAAATAAGTATGGATATAAATTGGTAAGTAGAATACATGGATATGATCTTTATAAAGAACGAAGAGCTGCAAATTATATGCCATTAAAATCTCAATTTACTAAAAATATTGATAGAATATATACTATCACAGAGAGTGCTATAGAATATTTGTCTCATACATACGGTTTTGATAAAGATAATTTACGATTATCAAGACTGGGCGTAAAAAATCAAAATATTATTTCTCAACCAAATAAAAAGAACGAATTTCATATTGTTTCGTGCTCTTTTTTAAATCCTGTGAAGAGAGTAGATAAAATTATAGATGCTTTGTCTATATTGAGTAGAAAAAAGAAAAATATAAAATTTAAATGGACTCATATTGGTAATGGTCCACTTGAAAAAGAATTGAAGACTTTAGCAAGCGAAAAATTATCTTCTATTAAAAATCTACAATATGATTTTTTAGGTTATTTAGATAATCAAGATGTATATAAGTTTTATAAAGAAAATAAAATTGATGTTTTTATAAACGTAAGTGAATCAGAAGGTGTACCAGTATCTATCATGGAAGCAATGAGTTGTCATATTCCTATTATTGCTCCAGATATTGGTGGAATTAGAGATATGGTTGAAAATAAAAAAAGTGGAAGACTTTTGAGTAGTGATTGTTCTATCAATGAAATAGTTCATGCGTTAAAAGATATTAAATTTTTTAAAAATAAAGATACGAGAAGGAATTCTTATGATATATTTTTAGAGAAGTATCATGCAGATAAAAATTATAATGAGTTTATCTATGATTTGAAGTCATTAATTTATAATTGA
- a CDS encoding Gfo/Idh/MocA family oxidoreductase, which translates to MKNFALIGAAGYIAPRHMKAIKETNNNLVAAMDRCDSVGIIDSYFPDADFFTEFERFDRYVDKLRRKGEQIDYVSICSPNYLHDAHIRWALRSGADAICEKPLVLNPWNIDGLEEIEKESGKKVYNILQLRLHPSIIALKEKVQKELQENPNKIYNIDLTYLTSRGHWYFVSWKGDESKSGGIATNIGIHFYDMLSWIFGEIEENIVHIKTPYANAGYMKLKNANVRWFLSVKYDYIPEEIKQKGQRTFRSITVNGEEIEFSGGFTDLHTKSYEEILKGNGFGLKEARNSIEIVSTIRHLKPIGLRGEYHPFCKKVINE; encoded by the coding sequence GTGAAAAATTTTGCCTTAATAGGAGCGGCTGGATATATAGCTCCAAGACATATGAAAGCAATAAAAGAGACAAATAACAATCTTGTAGCAGCGATGGATAGATGCGATAGTGTAGGGATTATAGACAGCTATTTTCCAGATGCAGATTTTTTTACAGAATTTGAGAGATTTGATAGGTATGTGGATAAATTAAGGCGAAAAGGAGAACAGATTGATTATGTAAGTATCTGTTCACCAAACTATTTGCATGACGCACATATTAGATGGGCTTTGCGAAGCGGAGCCGATGCGATATGTGAAAAACCCCTTGTTCTCAATCCTTGGAATATCGATGGATTGGAAGAGATAGAAAAAGAGAGTGGTAAAAAAGTATATAATATTTTACAGCTTCGTTTGCATCCTTCTATCATCGCTTTAAAAGAGAAAGTGCAGAAAGAACTGCAAGAAAATCCAAATAAAATTTATAATATAGATTTAACGTATTTAACAAGTCGAGGCCACTGGTATTTTGTAAGTTGGAAAGGTGATGAGAGCAAAAGTGGTGGTATAGCTACTAATATAGGCATTCATTTTTACGATATGCTCTCATGGATCTTTGGTGAGATAGAAGAGAATATCGTCCATATCAAGACTCCATATGCCAATGCTGGCTATATGAAGCTCAAAAATGCAAATGTCCGGTGGTTTTTGAGCGTAAAATATGACTATATTCCAGAAGAGATCAAACAAAAGGGACAAAGAACTTTCAGAAGTATCACTGTGAACGGCGAGGAGATCGAATTTAGTGGAGGATTTACCGATCTTCATACCAAAAGCTATGAGGAGATCCTCAAAGGTAACGGCTTTGGACTCAAAGAGGCCAGAAATTCAATTGAAATAGTCTCGACTATTCGCCATTTGAAGCCTATTGGTCTTAGAGGCGAGTATCATCCCTTTTGCAAAAAGGTGATAAATGAGTAA
- the wecB gene encoding non-hydrolyzing UDP-N-acetylglucosamine 2-epimerase: MKILTILGARPQFVKAGTVSREINKFNDIREIIVHTGQHYDKNMSEIFFEEMKIPKPKYFLGVGGKSHGAMTGQMIEKIEDIALKEKPDWILVYGDTNSTLAGALVASKLHIKLAHVEAGLRSFNMKMPEEVNRVLTDRISDVLFCPTDTAVNNLKNEKYDNFNCKIVKSGDVMYDAVLYYKQFARKPRNVKIEKDFILCTIHRAENTDNLNKLKNIFEALADIGKDIQIILPLHPRTKQKLNDLSLSFCNINIIEPIGYFEMLWLLKNSKMVMTDSGGLQKEAYFFKKPCITLREETEWIELLEIGINKLVGANKEKIIKGYKYFSDKMLDIKDKDLYGNGKAAKKIIMELLN, translated from the coding sequence TTGAAAATATTGACTATATTAGGTGCAAGGCCTCAATTTGTAAAAGCAGGTACGGTTAGTCGCGAGATAAACAAATTTAATGATATTAGAGAGATTATTGTCCATACCGGACAGCATTATGATAAAAATATGAGTGAAATTTTTTTTGAAGAGATGAAAATACCAAAACCAAAATATTTTCTTGGAGTTGGAGGAAAATCTCATGGTGCTATGACTGGACAAATGATAGAAAAAATTGAAGATATAGCATTAAAAGAAAAACCAGATTGGATTTTAGTATATGGAGATACAAATTCTACATTGGCAGGTGCACTAGTTGCAAGTAAACTTCATATAAAACTAGCTCATGTTGAAGCTGGCCTTAGAAGTTTTAATATGAAAATGCCAGAAGAAGTTAATAGAGTACTTACGGATAGAATAAGTGATGTTTTATTTTGTCCCACAGATACAGCAGTTAATAATCTTAAAAATGAAAAATATGACAATTTTAATTGCAAAATAGTAAAATCTGGTGATGTGATGTACGATGCAGTTTTATATTATAAACAGTTTGCAAGGAAACCAAGAAATGTAAAAATAGAAAAAGATTTTATTTTATGCACAATTCATAGGGCCGAAAATACAGACAACTTAAATAAATTAAAAAATATTTTTGAAGCGTTAGCAGACATAGGAAAAGATATTCAGATTATTTTGCCACTTCATCCAAGAACAAAACAAAAATTAAATGATCTTTCATTATCATTTTGTAATATTAATATAATTGAACCAATAGGATATTTTGAAATGTTATGGTTATTAAAAAATTCTAAAATGGTAATGACTGATAGTGGAGGATTGCAAAAAGAAGCGTATTTTTTTAAAAAACCTTGTATAACATTAAGAGAAGAAACAGAATGGATAGAATTACTAGAAATTGGAATTAATAAATTGGTGGGAGCTAATAAAGAAAAAATTATTAAAGGGTATAAATATTTTTCTGATAAAATGTTAGATATAAAAGATAAAGATTTATATGGAAATGGAAAAGCAGCTAAAAAAATAATTATGGAACTTTTAAATTGA
- a CDS encoding glycosyltransferase: MKSCVIMSVYKNDKLEYVREALNSLYNQKLKADIFIKIDGEIDKELEEFLVSEKEKGKIKYLDRRKENRGLAYSLNELIEKGLELNYNYFFRMDADDINNLDRFKKQIEFMEKNKNIDVCGTYIKEIGDGLDYEKLVKYPLNHDEMFDFFKKRVPLAHVSVCFRDSYFKKAGLYPENGHISNEDTLMWLKGFQSGCHFANIPYIGVNVRVNKDFFNRRRGIKKVWYDLKNRIEVVRTLEYGLFGYIYSIGMFFINILPPSVKKLAYKTLR, translated from the coding sequence GTGAAATCTTGTGTAATTATGTCTGTATATAAAAATGATAAATTAGAATATGTAAGGGAAGCACTTAATAGTTTGTACAATCAAAAATTGAAAGCTGATATTTTTATAAAAATAGATGGAGAAATTGATAAAGAATTAGAAGAATTCCTTGTTTCTGAAAAAGAAAAAGGAAAAATTAAATATTTGGATAGGAGAAAAGAAAATAGAGGCCTAGCATATTCATTAAATGAGCTTATAGAAAAAGGACTAGAGTTAAATTATAATTATTTTTTTAGAATGGATGCAGATGATATAAATAATTTGGATAGATTTAAAAAACAGATTGAATTTATGGAAAAAAATAAAAATATTGATGTATGTGGAACATATATAAAAGAAATAGGAGATGGATTGGATTATGAGAAATTAGTTAAGTATCCTTTAAATCATGATGAAATGTTTGATTTTTTTAAAAAGAGAGTACCTTTAGCGCATGTAAGTGTGTGTTTTAGAGATTCTTATTTCAAAAAAGCAGGTTTGTATCCTGAGAATGGTCATATTTCTAATGAGGATACATTAATGTGGCTCAAAGGTTTTCAATCTGGATGTCATTTTGCTAATATTCCTTATATAGGAGTTAACGTAAGAGTTAATAAAGATTTTTTTAACAGGAGAAGAGGAATAAAAAAAGTTTGGTATGATTTAAAAAATAGGATTGAAGTTGTTCGTACTCTTGAATATGGATTATTTGGATATATTTATTCTATTGGAATGTTTTTTATAAATATACTTCCTCCATCAGTAAAAAAATTAGCTTATAAAACCTTACGATAA
- a CDS encoding glycosyltransferase: protein MKTILFITPLFYPQNQVAVLRIGDWSKYLAKNSYKVIILTSKKYSFMGPFGLEKKLPKNIEIIEVDFLPVFLKKRFNKEMNKSINNNIENSRFNNIKLFVRKIRNYIGSLFDIYDFWINPALEVAIKIIKKEEVDFIITSYSPPAGIAIAHKLKKIYPSLKWIADFRDLWAYNHIIYAKGIFRIYEKYKEKKLLSNVDKIITVSDPLTNEMKKHYPCKAIFTIENGYDPEEFKNWKNNITFQPKINNKLVISYLGTIYPKKRDPSILFEVINELIEEKIIDKSQIEINFFGDNKNQLEDMIKLKNYNKFGIINIKGFVSREESLRIQKDSDILLFLEWNNPSAKGVLTGKLFEYLVSGRPILGVGITNKNEAGKVIEKTRTGKLFINKNLLKRDLKNIFLNKKIDFYNPDVNEIERYSRDKQILKLIEIIES, encoded by the coding sequence TTGAAAACCATATTATTTATAACTCCTTTATTTTATCCTCAAAATCAAGTGGCAGTTTTAAGAATTGGAGACTGGAGTAAATATTTAGCAAAAAATAGTTATAAAGTAATTATATTAACTTCTAAAAAATATTCTTTTATGGGACCTTTTGGATTAGAAAAAAAATTACCAAAAAATATAGAAATTATAGAAGTGGATTTTTTACCAGTATTTTTAAAAAAAAGATTTAATAAAGAAATGAATAAATCTATAAATAATAATATTGAAAATTCAAGGTTTAATAATATAAAGTTGTTTGTAAGAAAAATTAGAAATTATATAGGTAGTCTTTTTGATATATATGATTTTTGGATAAATCCTGCTCTTGAAGTGGCTATAAAAATCATTAAAAAGGAAGAAGTAGATTTTATCATTACTTCCTATTCTCCTCCTGCAGGTATCGCTATAGCTCATAAATTAAAGAAAATATATCCTTCTTTAAAATGGATAGCAGATTTTAGAGACTTATGGGCATATAATCATATTATTTATGCAAAAGGCATTTTTAGAATTTATGAGAAATATAAAGAAAAAAAATTATTATCGAATGTAGATAAAATCATTACAGTTTCTGATCCTTTAACTAATGAAATGAAAAAACATTATCCATGTAAAGCAATTTTTACCATTGAAAACGGATACGATCCTGAAGAGTTTAAGAATTGGAAAAATAATATTACTTTCCAACCTAAAATAAATAATAAATTAGTGATTTCTTATTTAGGAACTATTTATCCTAAAAAGCGTGATCCTTCAATTTTGTTTGAAGTAATTAATGAATTAATAGAAGAGAAAATAATTGATAAATCACAAATAGAAATTAATTTCTTTGGGGATAATAAAAATCAATTAGAAGATATGATAAAACTAAAAAATTATAATAAATTTGGAATTATCAATATAAAAGGTTTTGTATCAAGAGAAGAGTCTTTAAGGATTCAAAAAGATTCTGATATTCTGTTGTTTTTGGAATGGAACAATCCATCTGCAAAGGGAGTATTAACGGGAAAATTATTTGAATATTTAGTAAGTGGAAGACCTATTTTAGGTGTAGGCATTACTAATAAAAATGAAGCAGGAAAAGTTATTGAAAAAACAAGAACAGGAAAGCTATTTATAAATAAAAATTTATTAAAACGTGATTTAAAAAATATATTTTTAAATAAAAAAATTGATTTTTATAATCCAGATGTTAATGAAATTGAAAGATATTCAAGAGATAAACAAATATTAAAGCTAATTGAAATTATAGAAAGTTAA
- a CDS encoding DegT/DnrJ/EryC1/StrS family aminotransferase produces MKIDFANLTYQYQLYKDEIDEAIQKVLNHGKYIMGPEVGELEEKLCEFTNAKNAVTCSSGTDALLLAMMALDLKPGDEVITTPFTFIATAETIALLGAKPVFVDIDEQTYNINTSKIEEKITNKTKGIISVSLYGQPSDLDEINEFSKRCNLFHIIDGAQSFGATYKGKAEVHYCDIYTTSFFPAKPLGCYGDGGAVLANSDELAQKIRMLRVHGQNKRYHHKYIGLGARLDTIQAAVLLVKLKYYKKDLALRQEVAKKYSKKLKNVKNIILPFVKEDRTSAWAQYSIRALNRDELQEKLKESGIPTVVHYPMPLHMQKCFNYLGYKKGDFPVAEKVSEEIMSLPMNPYLSNDEIDYITQKVAEFAK; encoded by the coding sequence ATGAAGATAGATTTTGCAAATCTAACCTATCAATATCAGCTCTATAAAGATGAAATCGATGAGGCGATACAAAAAGTCTTGAATCATGGCAAATATATCATGGGGCCAGAGGTAGGTGAGCTTGAAGAAAAACTTTGTGAATTTACAAATGCAAAAAATGCAGTTACTTGCTCATCTGGAACTGATGCTCTCCTTTTGGCAATGATGGCACTGGATCTTAAGCCAGGAGATGAAGTAATAACGACACCTTTTACATTCATAGCAACAGCTGAGACGATCGCACTACTTGGAGCTAAGCCTGTATTTGTAGATATTGATGAACAAACGTACAATATCAATACATCTAAAATAGAAGAAAAAATTACAAATAAAACCAAAGGAATCATTTCTGTAAGTCTTTATGGCCAGCCAAGTGACTTGGATGAGATAAATGAATTTTCAAAAAGATGCAATCTCTTTCATATCATCGATGGAGCACAGAGCTTCGGTGCCACTTATAAAGGTAAAGCAGAAGTTCATTATTGTGATATCTATACCACCTCTTTTTTTCCAGCCAAGCCACTTGGCTGCTATGGGGATGGTGGAGCAGTTCTGGCAAACAGTGATGAATTGGCACAAAAGATAAGAATGCTCAGAGTACATGGGCAAAACAAGAGATATCATCATAAATATATAGGACTTGGGGCAAGACTCGACACTATTCAAGCAGCCGTTTTATTGGTAAAACTAAAATATTATAAAAAAGATTTGGCTTTAAGACAGGAAGTTGCAAAAAAGTATAGTAAGAAATTAAAAAATGTTAAAAACATAATTTTACCTTTTGTAAAAGAAGATAGAACGAGTGCCTGGGCACAATATAGTATCAGGGCTCTAAATAGAGATGAACTTCAAGAAAAATTAAAAGAATCAGGCATTCCAACGGTAGTGCATTATCCGATGCCACTTCATATGCAAAAATGCTTCAATTATTTAGGATATAAAAAAGGAGATTTTCCAGTAGCTGAAAAAGTCAGTGAAGAGATTATGAGTCTGCCTATGAATCCATATTTGAGTAATGATGAAATCGATTATATTACCCAAAAGGTAGCAGAATTTGCTAAATAA
- a CDS encoding acyltransferase produces MSKFFIHESAYIDEPVEIGEGTKIWHFCHILPNTIIGKNCSFGQNCVVGPKVKIGNNVKVQNNISIYEGVEIEDDVFLGPSMVFTNVINPRAFINRKNEFKKTLLKKGCSIGANATIVCGVTIGEYALIGAGAVVNRNVKPYALMVGVPARHIGWVDKAGNKMKFDENGIATDSYDGTKYKLQDNGLKVLG; encoded by the coding sequence ATGAGTAAGTTTTTCATTCACGAGAGTGCTTATATCGATGAGCCGGTTGAGATAGGAGAGGGGACGAAAATTTGGCATTTTTGTCACATACTTCCCAATACGATCATAGGGAAAAATTGCTCTTTTGGCCAAAATTGTGTGGTGGGCCCAAAGGTAAAGATAGGTAACAATGTCAAAGTGCAAAACAATATATCCATCTATGAGGGTGTGGAGATAGAAGATGATGTATTTTTGGGACCTTCCATGGTCTTTACTAATGTCATCAATCCAAGAGCCTTTATCAATCGCAAAAATGAATTTAAAAAGACTCTCTTGAAGAAAGGATGCTCGATAGGAGCGAATGCGACAATCGTATGTGGTGTGACGATTGGAGAATATGCACTAATTGGAGCCGGGGCGGTAGTGAATAGAAATGTAAAACCCTATGCTCTCATGGTAGGAGTACCGGCAAGACACATTGGATGGGTCGATAAAGCAGGAAATAAAATGAAGTTTGATGAAAATGGAATTGCAACGGATAGTTATGATGGGACAAAATATAAGCTTCAAGATAATGGATTAAAGGTTTTAGGATGA
- the tviB gene encoding Vi polysaccharide biosynthesis UDP-N-acetylglucosamine C-6 dehydrogenase TviB encodes MEKICVLGLGYVGLPLAVEFGKKYKTIGFDINAKRIEELQNGIDRTLEVNKEELEEAKNLSFTSSIDEIKDANIYIITVPTPIDEHKNPDLTPLIMASRTVGRVLKKGDIVIYESTVFPGCTEEVCVPELERESGLIFNKDFFCGYSPERINPGDKKHRLPTIKKVTSGSTPEIAKKVDELYKSIITAGTHLAPSIKIAEAAKVIENAQRDINIAFVNELALIFDRLDIDTLDVLEAAGTKWNFLPFRPGLVGGHCIGVDPYYLAYKAKEVGYHPQIILAGRRTNDEMGIFVANKVVKLLIHKGHKVKGSKALVLGITFKENCPDIRNSRVIDVINELQDFGIEVDVYDPWAESEEVKREYNLELLTNEPNFAEYDSIVLAVAHEQFRKLDYQKIPKSSAVFDIKGVLPKDIVEGRL; translated from the coding sequence ATGGAAAAAATTTGTGTTCTCGGCCTCGGCTACGTAGGCCTACCATTAGCAGTAGAGTTTGGCAAAAAGTATAAAACTATTGGATTTGATATCAATGCCAAAAGAATTGAAGAGCTGCAAAATGGAATAGATAGAACATTAGAAGTAAACAAAGAAGAACTTGAAGAAGCTAAAAACCTCTCATTTACCTCTTCAATAGATGAGATTAAAGATGCAAATATCTATATCATCACTGTTCCAACCCCCATAGATGAGCATAAAAATCCAGATCTTACTCCTCTCATCATGGCTAGTAGAACAGTTGGCAGAGTATTGAAAAAAGGTGATATTGTTATCTATGAATCTACTGTCTTTCCAGGATGTACTGAAGAGGTGTGTGTACCAGAATTAGAGCGTGAAAGTGGTCTTATATTTAATAAAGATTTTTTCTGTGGCTACTCTCCAGAGAGAATCAATCCAGGAGATAAAAAACATCGCCTTCCAACTATTAAAAAGGTAACAAGTGGCAGTACTCCAGAAATTGCAAAAAAGGTAGATGAGCTCTATAAAAGTATCATCACAGCCGGAACTCATCTAGCACCAAGCATCAAAATAGCAGAGGCTGCAAAAGTGATAGAAAATGCTCAAAGAGATATTAATATCGCATTTGTTAATGAACTGGCTTTAATTTTTGATAGATTAGATATAGATACACTCGATGTATTAGAAGCTGCTGGCACAAAATGGAACTTTCTACCCTTTCGTCCAGGTCTTGTTGGAGGACACTGCATTGGAGTAGATCCCTATTACTTGGCTTATAAAGCAAAAGAGGTAGGATACCATCCACAAATAATACTTGCTGGTAGAAGAACCAACGATGAGATGGGCATCTTTGTAGCCAATAAAGTAGTAAAACTCCTCATCCATAAAGGACACAAAGTAAAGGGGAGCAAAGCATTAGTACTTGGAATAACCTTTAAAGAGAACTGTCCGGATATTAGAAATAGTAGAGTCATTGATGTCATTAACGAACTGCAAGATTTTGGCATTGAAGTAGATGTATATGATCCTTGGGCAGAGAGTGAGGAAGTCAAAAGAGAATATAACCTTGAGCTTTTAACAAACGAGCCAAACTTTGCAGAGTATGACTCAATTGTTTTAGCTGTAGCCCATGAGCAGTTTAGAAAGCTTGATTATCAAAAGATACCGAAATCAAGTGCGGTTTTTGATATTAAGGGTGTGCTGCCAAAAGATATAGTGGAAGGGAGATTATAG
- a CDS encoding lipopolysaccharide biosynthesis protein yields MLNKLKPKSEFSKNVLTLMTGTTIAQAIPIAISPILTRLYTPEDFGVFALFISLVSIFGSIANGRYEFAIMLPKKDEDAINIFALGFIINVALSLFLLLMVIVFHDLFISLLNNKEISLWLYLVPFSVFLIGCFNLLNYYNNRLKNYKDLAKANVYKSVVTAVVQLSIGFIKQSTIGLISGQIISQIFANTKLLRNIIKDKILLLKISKVKMIAVANKYKDFPKFNVPHAVMNTLSSNMPVLIINFFFGSTSTGFFAIANKVLLLPVGLFTSSFSQIFLQKITYNRNNRIDQEKFINKVVFKLLGYSFFPFFIAFIFLPNIFGIIFGKNWIIAGEYAQILIPMLYLTFTGSILSNIIIVYNEQKKAFKIEIINTIVKLFSLLFGGILEDLKLGLFLYSLSGVLITTYRIIWYKSIIREKNEI; encoded by the coding sequence TTGCTAAATAAATTAAAACCAAAAAGTGAATTTTCTAAAAATGTTTTAACTCTAATGACAGGGACCACTATTGCTCAGGCAATTCCAATAGCTATAAGTCCTATTCTTACAAGACTCTATACTCCGGAAGATTTTGGAGTGTTCGCACTTTTTATATCTTTAGTTTCTATTTTTGGAAGTATAGCAAATGGAAGATATGAATTCGCTATAATGCTTCCAAAAAAAGATGAAGATGCTATAAATATTTTCGCATTGGGTTTTATTATAAATGTGGCTTTATCACTATTTTTATTATTAATGGTTATTGTTTTTCATGATTTATTTATAAGTTTATTAAATAATAAAGAGATTTCCCTTTGGTTGTATCTTGTTCCTTTTAGTGTGTTTTTGATAGGTTGTTTTAATTTATTAAATTATTATAATAATAGATTAAAAAATTATAAAGATTTAGCAAAAGCTAATGTGTATAAATCGGTTGTTACAGCAGTAGTTCAATTATCTATTGGATTTATAAAACAAAGTACAATAGGACTTATTAGTGGTCAAATTATTTCACAAATTTTTGCAAATACAAAACTTCTAAGAAATATTATAAAAGATAAAATACTTTTATTAAAAATTTCAAAAGTAAAAATGATAGCAGTAGCAAATAAATATAAAGATTTTCCGAAATTTAATGTACCTCATGCTGTAATGAATACGTTATCTTCTAATATGCCTGTTCTTATAATAAACTTTTTTTTTGGTAGTACTTCAACTGGTTTTTTTGCTATAGCAAATAAAGTTTTATTGTTACCAGTAGGGTTATTTACTTCTTCATTTAGTCAAATTTTTTTACAAAAAATTACATATAATAGAAATAATAGAATTGATCAAGAAAAATTTATTAATAAGGTAGTATTTAAATTATTAGGATATTCTTTTTTCCCTTTCTTTATTGCTTTTATTTTTTTACCAAATATTTTTGGGATAATTTTTGGTAAGAATTGGATTATAGCAGGAGAATATGCCCAAATACTTATACCAATGCTTTATTTGACTTTTACAGGAAGTATATTATCAAATATTATTATTGTATACAATGAACAAAAAAAAGCATTTAAAATAGAAATTATAAATACTATAGTGAAATTATTTTCTTTATTATTCGGTGGAATTTTAGAAGATTTGAAATTAGGACTATTTTTATATTCGTTAAGTGGAGTATTGATAACAACTTATAGAATAATCTGGTATAAGTCAATAATTAGGGAGAAAAATGAAATATAA